ACTCTACTCCCAAGAGACAGAGTAGTACTTTTAAGGAGTAGCAAAATAATCCGGCTGTCACTTGACTAGACCAGTCAAAAAGCAAAATTTAGAAGACAAAAGTAGCACACTTATCCCTGAAAACATAACTTCCCTACCTACCAAAGGTTTttatcagaagagaaaaaaaaaaaaaaggcccattaaaaaaatgcaagattgcagagaaaaaaatTCCACTCTATCCTCTTAATGTATTTCTACGGAATTAACAAGGTTTGTCTCCTACACAATTTCTATTTTTAGCTCTGACTGGCAGAGAATGAAGCTGACTCCTTAATGAGGGGTGAGCCAGGAATTCATTTGGCTTTATCTAATCTGCCCTGCTAAAGGAATTAGTCACGGGAGGCAATGCAGATGTAGGTAGGGAGTAGCTGGGCTGACTGCTGACTCACAGGGATCTCTTCCGCTGCTGGCAGTCCCCAGCATGCTTAGACATGTTCTGTACCACAGATTATCCTGATGATGAAACTAGTACATCTCGGCTGAAAGTCCAGCCACACTCTCGTGGGGCAAAGGCAGCACCCTCCTGACCCAAACCTACCCCAGATCCACAATCAGGCGACCCAGCCCTGACTCCCGTCCTTCCGGGGCTCTACCCCGCAGGCTGCAGTCCCCCTGCCCCTTACCGTCACCAGCACGCAGTGCAGGTCCGGGGGCTGCTCGGCGCCCTCGGTCGCCGCGGGGCCAGCGTCGGTCTCCAAGAGCAGGAGCTCCGCCAGCCGGCCCGGGTTGCTGACGCGCAGGATGTTGATGTCGTTCTCGCAGCAGAACGCCTGGATCAGGGTGAAGTGGATCTGCAGAGCCACATCTCGGTCGTCGTCCTCGTCCGCCGCCAGCAGGCACAACACCACGTTATCGGGGTCGCTGGGGGCAGCGGGCGGGGCCAGTGAGCGCAGAACCGCGGACGCCCTCAACCCCTGCCTGGGTCTCCGGGGGTCGCCGCCCGGCCAGCTCGCCCCCTCCCCTCCGGGACAGGCAGCCGCGGGGGCAGAAGAAAAGCGACAGGAAGTGGCGCGGCCGGGCGAGGGGCGCCCAGCCAAGGCGACCTCCCGGGCTAGGGCGGGAAGGGGTGCCACGGGAGACGCGCAAGGGCCCCACTTACACGTTGAGCAGTTTGGCCGCTTCGTACACCCCGACAGTGATCGTGCGCTGACTCAGGGCTTTGCTGAGCACTTCCTCCAGGGCATCCCCCACCTTATCCATCCTACACGCGGGCAAGGGCGAGGGGTCCCGTCAGCCCCAGTGCCCTCGGGCCCATCGCCGCCCCCATTGCCCGGCACCACGCCCCTCCCTCTCGAATGCAAGCACCACCGCGCACCTGGGCTCTCCGAAAACCCGGCGCTCCCGCGGCCCCGTCACCCCCCATGACCCCTGCACGCCCAAGGACCGGGCGTCCCGTGAGAAGTCCCGAGAGTGCCCCTGCCACAGGCTGCCAGCCCCGGGAGCCGCACGGGTAGCGACGGCCACTGCTGCCCTTTGCAAAGGCCCCGGCGGGGCTCGTTCGGGTTGCGGGGCATGCTCTTTCAGTCCGCGGACGCTACACGGAGAGTCCCGAGGGAGCAAGGGCGGGAGTTGCCCTGTGCAAACTTTTCTGCTTCCTCCCCTGCAAACCTTCCACAGCCCGCCTGCACCCGGGAGCGCGGGATAGGTGAGAGAAGTTCGGGCCGGAAGAGTCCGCAGGCCGATTTACCTTTCGGTCTTCTGCTCTCCAGCCGAGAATTCCTCCAAAGTCATATTGCAAACTGCAGGTCGCCCACGGAGAGAGCGCGGCGTGCGGGCTGCTCCTGCCACGGCGAGCGCGCCAGCGCCTGCTTTCTGCACTCACTCACAGGCGCCGCGCCGGGAGCTCAGGCCCCGGCGCTGTCCGGCCGCCCCACGCCCGCCCGGGCTCCTCCTCCTGTGCCAGCCGCCGCAGCTTCGGCCACCCCTCCCGCCCCGCTTGCTCGTTCGCTCGCTCTCCGGCCCTCGCCTCGCCACCGGCCGCACGACACTAATTGGGCAGCTGCCTCCCAGCCACTGCTTACCAGCCACTGGAGGACAAAGGGCCCCGCTCGTCGGCGTTATCCTGCCAACCCTCAGCCAACCACCTTCCGCCTCATTTGCATGCATCTTGGCCATTGGGCTATGCAAATCAGCCTGCTCCGGCAATTTGACCCTAGCTCCTGGAGTCAGGTTGAGAGGAGCGGAAAAGGGAGGAGCCACGCGGGAGGCGAGCcgagggggcgggggcgggggcggggacgGGGGCGGTGCAGAGAGAGGAAGGCGGGTCCCGCGCGCTCTCTTATCCGGTTGGCGGGGACCACTGGGAGTGGAGGGCTTCAGCAGAGGCGGGAGGTGGCATTGGCTTGGGCTGAAGCAGGCTGCCAAGTGTTTTTTTATAATAGTCGCGGCACTTTTTTCTTATTATCGTTTCATGCCTTTTGTTTTAAGGGGTGGCTATTAAAATCTATTTCCAGGGTTAATGCACCGAAGTCTAGTAATTATTAGTAAGCAGTTTACATTAAAAAAGTGTCTCCAGACCTCCGGGGCAAAGTTTACCTCAGAAGTGTTGTTTATCTAAGTCTAGGCGAAGCTGCTTATTAGCAGTAGTATTATTTCGGTGCCCTGATGGCTGGTTTGATTTATTTTTGGAAAGCTGCAAGGGTTGGaagctcaaaaaagaaaaaccaacccGTTTGTATTCAGGGATGGCAGGGAACCAAGTTGGAGTCTTTTCCACAGAATGCAGAACGGTTTCCCACCTGCCCGCTGTAACTGGGAAATCGTGAGCTGGTCTGCGTGGGGAGCTGCTGACCACATGTGGGAATCCCTGGCAACCCAGATTCTCCTTTCTCAAAGAGCCTTGCCCAAACAAGGATCCTTCTGGACGCCCACCAGTCGAGAGACAACCATCTGACACCCACACAGCCCACAAGTCTAAATTCAAAATGCTCTTGATATGCCCTAAGCTTCCTTTCCTAACGTATGTATGTCACTACCTTCCACAGAGAGCCTCCTGTGTGATCTCACTGTGAATTATTGATGTTAGATGCTGAATCATGAAGCCGTAACTATAGGAAGTTTTTAGTCATATGCTAAAATTTCACCTTTGAGATAATGGCAACTTGCAGGTGGAAAGCAGACCTTTAAAACTGCAAATGGTAGttacacattttgaaaaacaaactttAATATATAGACTCTCACTGAGTAGTTCAAAAGTCCCTTCCTTTGTTTTATGGTTTATGcaataaatgcaaaaacatttcttaaacCTACTGAAGTCACCAAAAGTGGTGAAAACGGCTCCCACATGCTTGCATTCAAAACAGTGCTTGCATTATTAAGGTTGCTGTACAGCCAAAGGTCACAGAAGTAATTTTTTGCAAAGGTCACCTGGGAGTTTTGCACCCTTATGTTTTTATCACTCTAGACAAAATATTCTCCAGCTCTCTTGATCTTAatttggtagaaaagaaaagtgatAGGTTTTTCTGGTTCATATATTTGAGTTGTCATTTTGCACTCATTTTTTAACTGCGTTGTCAGCCAGGGACAACCTTTGAGTAAAGAAATGGTCATGGTCAGTGCATAATTCACCCAAGAATGCTTATGTATCTCGTGTCTGTGCCTTAAATCTTCACATTTGATGTGTTTCTTAAAGAATTCCTCAACATTGAAATTTAGGTAGGTTACCAAAGCATTTTCAGTTTTGCAGACAAAACCTGAATTACACAATCTAGCCTGAGTCATCATTTGACGATTGTTAATATGTTCCGTGGAACTCCAAGGTTCTATCCACTAGGCATTTCTTAGAGGTTCTTGGGAAGCAAATATGATCACAGCAAGCTGACAAAGAATTAGGGAATCATGTGAGTTTCTTGACAGCAAGGACTTCATCAGTTTGGTGTCCTCAGCTCCTAGCACAATACCTACATTTAGTAGAAGCACAGTCAAGATTTATTGAGTTGAATAGAATCTGAGAGTTAAATAAGATATCAGAATCCTGCAGTCCTGTGCATTGCATGACTTCCCACATATTCCACATTTAACGTTAGTTCAAAAACACTTTTTCCTGTCCTCCTCTATACCAAGAACTGTACAATTCCTGGTCCTTTGCCTTTAAAAAGCTTAGGCTCTAATTGGTATGTCCACGCTTGAACTGGATTTTGGGACAAAATACTATGCACTGTCATCAGCTAACTATGCTGAAAGTCCCATGACTTCAGTCATCTGAATGGAGGCTAGGACAGTAGAACCCGTGTATTGTTTACACCAATTCAAATGAACCACAGTCCTAAAGTGCCCCACCCAAGTCAACTATATCCAGTAAAAATGTGATATCAAATGGTTACTTTTTATTATAGGCTTAGTCCTCCACTCAAAAATTGTACTGGATGCTATACTTGACTTCATCAGAAAGTTATTTGCCCAAGTATTTTGGGGATTTTCTCTGAGATAAGCTTGGGCTTCCAGTATGCAAAAATATTCATTTGTCATACTTTCTGACTCAGATATGTTACATCATTTTGCCTGATTGCTGAGTATACCTAGAATGTTTTCTCAGTGATTATCTTCAAAGTTGGACCTAATGGCTGGAAGTAAAAACTGCATTTAGCTACACAGTTAGATTGTAGTTATACATTAGAATGGATATAGATGATTTATCACAACTGTTTATTAGTCCTGGAGGACATTGGTAGTCAATGGTAAATCAGAGAAATTTTCTTAtataagtatttttttatatatatttctttataatcaGTGTGATAACTCCAATATGTGATGTCATTTTAAAAACCACTACAGGTAACTCTGAGACCTGCAAGTACACAGAAGTAGAATGCCCTTGTAGTAATGTTTGTAAAGATGCCAAATAATTATATTTGGAaatcatatgaaaatatatattcaagaaTTGTTCAATTATTTTAGCACTGCTATCTGCTTTGCATATTAAAGATCTTTTTGATATTTTAGTCATGCTTATCCTACATACATTCCTACTACTGGTTCCATAATGCagaattattctttctttctttcaaaaaacaaTCAGTGCTTTAACATCTGAAAGAAATATAATGCTTGTTATTTCAGCATTAGACCGATCATCGTCCACATTAAAGGAGAAGATCAGTTCGACTGTGACGGATGTATTTTCCACCTACTTAGATTTgtactgtattatttttttcttgctaaaaaTCATAAGGTTCCTGGCcaagtgcagtagctcacacctgtaatcccagcaatttcagaggctgaggaggtcggatcacttgaggtcaggagttcaaaaccagcctggccaacatggtgaaaccccacctctactaaaaatacaaaaattaatggaggccgggtgtggtggttcacacttgtaatcccagcacttttggaggccaaggtgggtggatcacctgaggtcaggaattcgagaccagcctggccaacatggtgaaaccccatctctactgaaaacacaaaaattagccaggtgtggtggtgggcacctgtaatcttagctacttgggaggctgaggcaggagaatcacttgaatccagaggtggaggttgcagtgagctgagatggtgccattgcactccagcctgggtgacaagaatgaaactccgattcaaaaaaaaaaaaaaaaaaaaaactagtataATATTCTTAATGccatcttttttgtgtgttcaaGAAATCCTTACCCTCTGGAAATTCTCTTCAGCTGTTAAGAATCATGGTAGTAATCATGGTGTTGATTTGAGCTTTGGGCTGGCCATCTTGCGCTGCCACCAGCTGCTCACATTTCACCAGTCAAGCAAGGTCCAGCCAGTGGAGCAGTCAGATGAAGAGACTAACTAGAACATTATTCAAGATCAGCACCCCCTCAATCCCCCACCTCTCTGTTGGTAAGTGTGTATCAGAAGGCTTCTATCACGGGAGGAATGTTCTGAGAGTCTCTGCTTCGTAGGCTAATCACTGGTGAGGGAAACAGGTGGTCTGAGTTGTTGATTGGCCACTGGTAGGTTGTTTTTGCACCTTGAACAGATTTGTgagtttgctttttgcttttcttttttgagacaaggtcaccctctgtcatccagactagagtgcagtggcaccgtcatagctcactgcagccttgaactcccaggctcaagcaatcttcttacctcagcctcctgagtagctgggactataggcacatgccatcacaccagcctaatttttaaatttttcaaagagatggggtcttgctttgttgcccaggctggtctcaaactcctgggcttaagcaatcctcccactttggcctcccaaagtactaggattacaggtgtgagccactgctcccagctgatTTGTGAGTTTTCTCTCtctgaaataaaaaagacaattctATTCACCCATCAACTTCATTGCAAAGTTTTCTTCTTCCTAACTTCGTAACAGCTCATGCTTATACCTCTTCTCTGTACTCACTCTCTTGGTGACCTCATCTGGTCTCATGGCCTTAATTATTTATATGCTGATGACTTCCAAACATATTTCAAACCTGGTCAGTCATCTCTTCTGAACCTCAGCGCTTATTCATCATATCTACATCAATATATAGTAAGCATCTTAAACTTAAAATGACAATTGTTGCTCTCCTGATTGGCCAAATCTGTGCATACAATAGGTCAATGGCAACTCCATTCTTCCCACTGTGCAGGCCCCCAAACCTTGGTGTCATTCTTGTTTCGTTTTTCTCACAACCAACCACATCCAGTCCATCAGCAAATCCTATAGGCTGCACTTCAaaatgtaaactaattcaacTATTTCTCATCACCGCTACCACCAGCATCATCTCCCACCTGGAAAAATATAACAACTGGTCTCCCTCTGCTTTTGCCCTTCCTCCCTTCACCTCCAGCAGTCAAAGGGATCCTGTAAATAGTAAGTCAGATCACAGTCAATTCTTTAACCCAAAGTTATCAGTggcttttctttttactcagaGAAAAACCCCAAGTCCTTACTATGGCTTAAAATACCATATAAAATCTGTGCCcatgatgaaaatgtcctaaTATTGATAGTGGTGACAATTGTACAACTCAGTTAATATAGTAAAAcccattgaataaaatatttagggtgTGTACAGAATGTGAATtatatcaataaagctgttataaaaatCTGATCCCTACAGCAATCTTATCTTATACTGTTCCCCCATGCTCATTTCTCTCTAGCCATATTGAACTCCCttttgcctcagggcctttgtactgACCGCAAGCTTGGAATGTTTTTTCTCTTGATACCACATTGCTCATTGCCTTCCAGCCCCCTTCCTAATGAGCCATGCTCTGCTCACTCTAGTTGAGTTGCAATACCTCTACTTCCCTGGCACTACTAATCTCTTAAaccctgtttttttaaaagatcatgtcACAATCACCttcaaacatatatattttacttatatatattGTTTGTTATCTGACTCTCCTCCTGCCCACTCCACT
This DNA window, taken from Macaca mulatta isolate MMU2019108-1 chromosome 1, T2T-MMU8v2.0, whole genome shotgun sequence, encodes the following:
- the GADD45A gene encoding growth arrest and DNA damage-inducible protein GADD45 alpha, which translates into the protein MTLEEFSAGEQKTERMDKVGDALEEVLSKALSQRTITVGVYEAAKLLNVDPDNVVLCLLAADEDDDRDVALQIHFTLIQAFCCENDINILRVSNPGRLAELLLLETDAGPAATEGAEQPPDLHCVLVTNPHSSQWKDPALSQLICFCRESRYMDQWVPVINLPER